A region from the Lytechinus variegatus isolate NC3 chromosome 6, Lvar_3.0, whole genome shotgun sequence genome encodes:
- the LOC121417472 gene encoding retinol dehydrogenase 14-like — protein sequence MGGSFGTPPRLPDIDFGGKTVIVTGANTGIGYETAKALAQMGSKVILACRSEVKANEALQRMKDEHGKEKSSQNDARICIKAEDLDVEFMTLDLGSLASTMTFVEEYKTKGYPLHVLICNAGMGWGPDEPTADGFEIHFQVNYLSHFLLILHLLPVMKSTGIDTRIVLISSLMYRNSKWDPKDLQCFNEKDKMIIYGTTKLYQIMQMFCLARRLEGSKVSVFSVHPGMVDTEFNARPGQPITRGSRVFLRATKSLRMIRTPFDGALTGLHAAANPAYDSKTALYFASSRPRNLTALPRDKVKQELLWEYSLDCLKDYITEDVLKELN from the exons ATGGGAGGAAGCTTTGGCACTCCGCCTCGGTTACCCGACATTGACTTCGGAGGGAAGACCGTAATCGTAACCGGTGCAAATACAG gaatCGGCTATGAGACTGCGAAGGCGCTTGCCcagatggggtcaaaggtcatattaGCGTGCCGTTCTGAAGTAAAAGCAAATGAG GCCTTACAACGAATGAAAGACGAGCACGGCAAAGAGAAATCTTCGCAGAATGACGCAAGGATATGTATCAAG GCAGAAGATCTGGATGTAGAATTCATGACCCTTGACCTCGGGTCATTAGCAAGTACTATGACGTTTGTCGAGGAGTACAAGACTAAGGGATATCCTCTCCACGTGCTCATATGCAACGCTGGAATGGGATGGGGACCAGATG AGCCGACAGCAGACGGATTCGAGATTCATTTCCAGGTTAACTATCTCTCTCACTTCCTGCTTATACTTCATTTACTTCCGGTTATGAAGTCAACTGGTATCGATACACGGATTGTTCTGATATCGTCTTTAATGTATCGGAATTCAAAGTGGGATCCGAAAGACTTGCAATGCTTCAATGAGAAAGATAAGATGATAATTTATGGGACAACGAAACTATACCAG ATCATGCAGATGTTCTGTCTGGCAAGAAGACTAGAGGGGTCAAAGGTCAGCGTGTTTTCGGTACATCCGGGTATGGTTGATACAGAGTTCAACGCACGCCCAGGTCAACCAATCACAAGAGGGAGCAGAGTTTTCCTGAGGGCAACAAAGTCATTAA gaatGATTAGGACGCCTTTCGACGGGGCTTTGACTGGACTTCATGCCGCTGCTAACCCGGCATATGATTCTAAAACGGCGCTCTATTTCGCGAGCTCCAGGCCGCGAAATCTTACTGCTTTACCCAG aGACAAGGTAAAGCAGGAGCTTTTATGGGAATACTCTCTCGATTGTCTGAAGGATTATATCACAGAAGATGTGTTAAAGGAATTGAACTGA
- the LOC121417817 gene encoding retinol dehydrogenase 12-like codes for MGSRLSTQPELPEVDLSGKVAIVTGANAGIGYETAKSLAQMGAKVIMACRSEMKALEAIDRMKEEHNDERELNKRSRVKIQVDELDLEYMNLDLGSLASTTNFAESFKARGIHLHILVCNAGMAFGPDEPSVDGIEIHFQVNYLSHFLLTLHLLPVLKSSGPNTRIVLVSSLAYSFARWNEDDIQCLNTANKTTVYSNTKLYQIMQMFSLERRLEGSGISVFSLHPGVVETELVKREGQRIPLMPRMFARLGMSTHMLRNPFKGALTTLHAAVNPAYDGKSALYFESSKPHWLMSQPRDRWKQEHLWKYSLECLRNYTTEDMLDVFTS; via the exons ATGGGATCCCGCCTAAGCACCCAGCCAGAATTACCGGAAGTAGATCTGAGTGGAAAAGTTGCAATCGTTACTGGAGCAAATGCAG gtATCGGTTACGAGACGGCCAAGTCCCTGGCGCAGATGGGAGCTAAGGTCATAATGGCGTGTAGGTCAGAGATGAAAGCTCTTGAG GCAATCGATCGTATGAAAGAAGAACATAATGATGAACGGGAGCTTAACAAAAGGTCGAGAGTGAAAATACAG GTGGATGAACTTGACCTTGAGTACATGAACCTTGACCTAGGGTCACTTGCAAGTACGACGAACTTTGCGGAGTCTTTCAAAGCCAGAGGAATTCACCTGCATATCCTCGTGTGTAACGCCGGAATGGCATTTGGACCGGACG AACCAAGTGTTGACGGAATAGAGATTCACTTCCAGGTCAATTACCTATCCCACTTCCTGTTGACCTTGCATTTACTTCCGGTGCTAAAGAGCTCCGGTCCAAACACAAGGATCGTTCTCGTCTCTTCATTGGCGTATAGTTTTGCAAGGTGGAATGAAGACGATATACAGTGTTTGAATACTGCAAATAAAACCACAGTTTATTCTAACACAAAGCTTTACCAG ATCATGCAAATGTTTTCTCTTGAAAGACGCTTGGAAGGATCAGGCATCAGTGTGTTTTCGCTGCACCCAGGGGTTGTGGAGACTGAGCTTGTGAAGCGTGAAGGACAGCGAATTCCTTTAATGCCTCGGATGTTTGCTAGACTTGGAATGTCGACAC ATATGCTGCGCAATCCATTCAAAGGCGCACTTACTACACTCCATGCTGCTGTAAATCCGGCCTACGATGGGAAGAGCGCCCTCTATTTTGAAAGCTCGAAACCACATTGGCTGATGTCACAACCGCG CGACCGCTGGAAGCAAGAACATCTTTGGAAATATTCCCTTGAATGTTTGAGAAACTACACGACAGAGGATATGTTGGATGTTTTTACGTCATGA